One segment of Desulfovibrio litoralis DSM 11393 DNA contains the following:
- the cas5c gene encoding type I-C CRISPR-associated protein Cas5c — translation MSVILDEQIVRVKITGEFACFTRPDLKVERMSYPCMTPSAARGILDCILWKPEFKWYVRRILILKPVQYFSIKRNELKSKQNAKPLIIEDERDLRNSIVLKDVAYIIEASVFQDTFDVKNPPIKYVEMFNRRVAKGQCFRRPYLGTREFACEFYTPNPNDQPILETIPIGSLFYDMYYDPAGKPQPLFAYDMAIINGVLDCEQAKNANGILNEKLMSSSHLRPKRTAGIQELMAFYDKQEAEELNKERANA, via the coding sequence ATGTCAGTAATACTAGATGAACAAATAGTCAGAGTAAAAATAACCGGGGAATTTGCTTGTTTCACTAGACCAGATTTAAAAGTAGAAAGAATGAGCTATCCTTGTATGACGCCATCAGCCGCCAGAGGAATATTAGATTGTATCCTATGGAAACCTGAATTTAAATGGTATGTTAGACGCATTCTTATTCTTAAGCCAGTTCAATATTTTTCTATAAAACGTAATGAATTAAAGAGTAAGCAGAATGCAAAGCCTCTTATTATTGAAGATGAAAGAGATCTGAGAAATAGCATTGTTCTTAAAGATGTGGCTTATATTATTGAAGCCTCTGTTTTTCAAGATACCTTTGATGTAAAAAATCCGCCTATCAAATATGTAGAAATGTTTAATAGACGAGTAGCCAAAGGGCAGTGTTTTAGAAGGCCTTATTTGGGGACTCGTGAATTTGCTTGTGAGTTTTATACGCCTAACCCAAATGACCAACCTATTTTAGAAACTATACCTATAGGTAGTTTATTTTATGATATGTATTATGACCCAGCAGGCAAGCCACAGCCTTTATTTGCCTACGATATGGCAATTATTAACGGAGTCTTAGATTGTGAACAGGCTAAAAACGCCAACGGTATTTTAAATGAAAAGCTGATGAGTTCGAGCCATCTTAGACCAAAACGCACAGCGGGTATACAAGAGTTAATGGCGTTTTATGATAAACAGGAGGCAGAAGAGTTAAACAAGGAGCGGGCAAATGCTTAA